In Sphingomonas sp. LR60, the following are encoded in one genomic region:
- a CDS encoding MgtC/SapB family protein: MRFLTLFHLSPFLDTAISYVTAFVLGTAIGAERQYRQRTAGLRTNALVAIGAAAFVDLGQRLGGDVESIRVISYVVSGIGFLGAGVIMKEGMNVRGLNTAATLWCSAAVGAIAGSDMVAEAVLLTGVVLFANTALRPLVDAINRIPFAGGTVEATYSVTITVAVEEAGPLGDLLVEHLENAQLPVADLATQERGEEQVALVATLVGTNVAHSELDTLVEHLSRVHGIDHATWQVSTHD, encoded by the coding sequence ATGCGCTTCCTGACCCTGTTTCACCTGTCGCCGTTCCTCGACACCGCGATCAGTTACGTGACCGCCTTCGTGCTCGGCACGGCGATCGGGGCGGAGCGGCAGTATCGGCAGCGGACGGCGGGGCTGCGCACGAATGCGCTGGTGGCGATCGGTGCGGCCGCGTTCGTCGACCTCGGTCAACGACTGGGCGGCGACGTCGAGTCGATCCGGGTCATCTCCTATGTCGTATCCGGGATCGGTTTCCTCGGCGCCGGCGTCATCATGAAGGAGGGGATGAACGTCCGCGGCCTCAACACCGCCGCGACGTTATGGTGTTCGGCCGCCGTCGGGGCGATCGCCGGGTCCGACATGGTGGCGGAGGCGGTGTTGCTGACCGGTGTGGTGCTGTTCGCCAACACCGCGCTTCGGCCATTGGTCGACGCGATCAACCGCATTCCGTTCGCGGGCGGCACGGTGGAGGCGACCTATAGCGTGACGATCACGGTCGCGGTCGAGGAAGCGGGGCCGCTCGGCGATCTGCTGGTCGAGCATCTGGAGAATGCGCAACTGCCGGTCGCCGACCTCGCGACGCAGGAACGCGGCGAGGAACAGGTCGCGCTCGTCGCCACCCTGGTCGGCACGAATGTGGCGCATAGCGAACTGGATACGCTGGTCGAGCACCTGTCGCGCGTCCATGGCATCGACCACGCCACCTGGCAGGTAAGCACGCACGATTAG
- a CDS encoding aspartate-semialdehyde dehydrogenase, with the protein MGYRVVVAGATGNVGREMVNILAERQFPADEIAVLASSRSVGDQIEYGDTGRMLKVQNIEHFDPAGWDMALFAIGSEATAVYAPKFAAAGCTVIDNSSLYRMDPDVPLIVPEVNAAAIDGYKRKNIIANPNCSTAQMVVALKPLHDAATIKRVVVATYQSVSGAGKIGMDELFEQSRNIFVGDPAEPKKFTKQIAFNVIPHIDSFLDDGSTKEEWKMVVETKKILDPKIKVTATCVRVPVFVGHSEALNIEFENELSAEDAQNILREAPGVMLIDKREDGGYVTPIESAGDDATYVSRVREDPTVENGLALWCVSDNLRKGAALNAVQIAELLGRRHLKKADETGEEDFQAVLTAE; encoded by the coding sequence ATGGGTTATCGGGTAGTAGTGGCGGGAGCCACGGGCAATGTCGGGCGCGAGATGGTCAACATCCTCGCCGAGCGGCAGTTTCCGGCGGACGAGATCGCGGTGCTCGCCTCGTCGCGCTCGGTCGGTGACCAGATCGAGTACGGCGACACCGGCCGGATGCTCAAGGTGCAGAACATCGAGCATTTCGATCCCGCCGGCTGGGACATGGCGCTGTTCGCGATCGGCAGCGAGGCCACCGCGGTCTATGCGCCGAAGTTCGCCGCGGCGGGCTGCACCGTGATCGACAATTCGTCGCTCTACCGCATGGACCCCGACGTGCCGCTGATCGTGCCGGAGGTGAATGCCGCCGCGATCGACGGCTACAAGCGCAAGAACATCATCGCCAACCCGAATTGCTCGACCGCGCAGATGGTCGTCGCGCTCAAGCCGCTGCACGACGCCGCCACGATCAAGCGCGTCGTCGTCGCGACCTATCAATCGGTGTCGGGCGCGGGCAAGATCGGGATGGACGAGCTGTTCGAGCAGAGCCGCAACATCTTCGTCGGCGACCCGGCCGAGCCGAAAAAGTTCACCAAGCAGATCGCCTTCAACGTCATCCCGCACATCGACAGCTTCCTCGACGACGGGTCGACCAAGGAAGAGTGGAAGATGGTTGTCGAGACCAAGAAGATCCTCGATCCCAAGATCAAGGTGACCGCCACCTGCGTGCGCGTGCCGGTGTTCGTCGGCCATTCCGAGGCGCTGAACATCGAGTTCGAGAACGAACTGTCGGCCGAGGACGCGCAGAACATCCTGCGCGAAGCGCCCGGCGTGATGCTGATCGACAAGCGCGAGGACGGTGGTTACGTCACCCCGATCGAAAGCGCCGGCGACGACGCCACCTATGTCAGCCGCGTCCGCGAGGACCCCACGGTCGAGAACGGCCTGGCGTTGTGGTGCGTCAGCGACAACCTCCGCAAGGGCGCGGCGCTCAATGCGGTGCAGATCGCCGAACTGCTCGGCCGCCGGCATCTCAAGAAGGCCGACGAGACCGGCGAGGAAGACTTCCAGGCGGTGCTGACCGCGGAGTAA
- a CDS encoding YitT family protein — MTPDQPLPHSAIEDAYALTLGCILVVLGLALLHAAGLVTGGTAGIALLISYAVPLPTGALFTLINLPFMWLAWKAMGRRFTLRTVLVGAGVAALGTWTRIGLTIAHIDPAFAALAGGSVIGFGALALARHHAGIGGTGVVTLWLQKTRGWNAGRTQMAIDTLILLTALAFLPPERVGWSAVSSAAISGILIAWHRPGRYRGY; from the coding sequence GTGACGCCGGACCAGCCCCTGCCCCATTCCGCCATCGAGGACGCCTATGCGCTGACGCTCGGCTGCATCCTCGTTGTGCTCGGGCTGGCGCTGCTGCACGCCGCCGGGCTGGTGACGGGCGGGACCGCGGGAATCGCGTTGCTGATCTCCTATGCGGTGCCGCTGCCGACGGGCGCGCTGTTCACGTTGATCAACCTGCCCTTCATGTGGCTGGCGTGGAAGGCGATGGGACGGCGTTTCACGCTGCGTACCGTGCTGGTCGGTGCGGGGGTGGCGGCGTTGGGGACGTGGACGCGGATCGGACTGACGATCGCGCATATCGATCCGGCCTTCGCGGCGCTGGCGGGTGGATCGGTGATCGGCTTCGGTGCGCTGGCGCTGGCGCGGCATCATGCCGGGATCGGCGGGACCGGGGTGGTGACCTTGTGGCTGCAGAAGACGCGCGGATGGAACGCCGGACGGACGCAGATGGCGATCGACACGCTCATCCTGCTGACCGCGCTAGCGTTTCTGCCGCCTGAGCGGGTCGGGTGGTCGGCGGTGTCGTCGGCGGCGATCAGCGGGATCTTGATCGCGTGGCATCGGCCGGGGCGGTATCGCGGGTATTGA
- a CDS encoding GFA family protein gives MTGGCQCGGIRYSVVVTDDDAYLCHCRMCQRATGGVFAALKQVPRAAVTWTTRQPDRRASSEIAQRGFCAECGTPLTYEGVRSDNLDLTVGSFDEAHRLKPVGHFGVESRHPAWRDTANLPEKRTQDLPNIVSQWMETRGHVPD, from the coding sequence ATGACCGGTGGCTGCCAGTGCGGCGGCATACGCTACAGCGTCGTGGTGACCGACGACGACGCCTATCTCTGTCATTGTCGGATGTGCCAGCGCGCGACCGGCGGCGTATTCGCGGCGCTCAAACAAGTGCCCCGCGCCGCGGTCACCTGGACGACCCGCCAGCCCGATCGTCGTGCTTCGTCGGAAATCGCTCAGCGCGGCTTCTGTGCCGAATGCGGCACGCCGCTGACCTACGAAGGTGTGAGGTCGGACAATCTGGACCTGACGGTCGGAAGCTTCGACGAAGCGCACCGGTTGAAACCGGTCGGACATTTCGGCGTCGAAAGCCGCCACCCGGCCTGGAGAGACACGGCAAACCTGCCCGAGAAGCGGACGCAGGATCTCCCGAACATCGTCAGCCAATGGATGGAAACGCGCGGCCATGTCCCCGACTGA
- a CDS encoding alpha/beta fold hydrolase, translated as MSPTETRYFDSFDGQRIAWRELGEGRPVVLIHGFFSDAQTNWLKYGHAAAIAAAGFRVIMPDLRAHGESARPHDSASYPPDALARDGHALLAHLGLSDYDLGGYSLGARTTVRMLATGATPRRVVIAGMGLDGITRADRRAGHFRNILTNLGKHERGSPEWMAEAFLKTTGGDTVALLGIIDTFVGTPEATLEAIVQPVLVVSGKDDDDNGSAPALADALPQARYVEVPGNHMSAVTKAELGQAIASFLKG; from the coding sequence ATGTCCCCGACTGAAACCCGATATTTCGATAGCTTCGACGGACAGCGGATCGCGTGGCGTGAGTTGGGGGAAGGGCGCCCCGTGGTGCTGATCCACGGTTTCTTCTCCGATGCGCAGACCAATTGGTTGAAATACGGCCATGCCGCCGCGATCGCCGCGGCCGGTTTCCGGGTGATCATGCCCGATCTGCGGGCACACGGCGAAAGCGCCCGACCGCACGACAGCGCGTCATACCCACCCGACGCTTTGGCGCGGGATGGTCACGCGTTGCTCGCTCATCTCGGGTTGAGTGATTACGATCTCGGCGGTTATTCGCTGGGCGCGCGAACGACGGTACGGATGCTCGCGACCGGCGCGACGCCGCGTCGCGTGGTGATCGCCGGCATGGGCCTGGACGGCATCACTCGCGCCGACCGCCGCGCCGGACACTTCCGCAACATCCTGACCAACCTCGGGAAACACGAACGCGGCAGCCCCGAATGGATGGCCGAGGCGTTCCTGAAGACGACCGGTGGCGATACCGTCGCGCTGCTCGGGATCATCGACACGTTCGTCGGCACCCCCGAGGCTACGCTCGAGGCGATCGTGCAGCCGGTGCTGGTCGTCAGCGGCAAGGACGACGACGACAACGGCTCCGCGCCCGCCCTCGCCGACGCGCTCCCGCAGGCACGCTATGTCGAGGTGCCGGGCAACCACATGAGTGCGGTGACCAAAGCCGAACTCGGCCAGGCGATCGCAAGCTTTCTCAAAGGATAA
- a CDS encoding AMP nucleosidase, giving the protein MTANDLVRELDRLYTASVDRLKAAITAYIADGSVPERSARNDGAFAYPEIRLRFAGGDGRPTPMRSFGRLVSPGDYRISVTKPAAFADYLVEQLTLLIEDYDVKVDAVPGTQEIPYPYVIEPHHALSLDATSAAELARYFPTTELAFIGDEIADGLWASIDGTRPLALFDGLRTDFSLARLRHYTGTPPEHVQRYVLFTNYHRYVDEFVRWGAQQVSEGGRFTALSGPGGVLFKAGDDPAMLDDSAWRRLQMPAYHLMADDRTGITLVNIGVGPSNAKTICDHLAVMRPEAWVMIGHCGGLRPSQRIGDYVLAHAYLRDDHVLDDMLPPEIPVPAIAEVQQALARAAETVSGQSGDELKRRLRTGTIVTTDDRNWELRYARSALRFSLSRAVAIDMESATIAAQGYRFRVPYGTLLCVSDKPLHGELKLPGQANRFYERAISEHMRIGIETCEELRREGAKLHSRKLRAFNEPPFR; this is encoded by the coding sequence ATGACAGCGAACGACCTCGTCCGGGAACTCGACCGGCTCTACACCGCCTCCGTCGACCGACTGAAGGCGGCGATTACCGCCTATATCGCCGATGGCTCCGTGCCCGAACGCAGCGCGCGAAACGACGGCGCGTTCGCCTATCCCGAAATCCGCTTGCGCTTTGCCGGTGGCGACGGACGCCCTACCCCGATGCGCTCGTTCGGGCGGCTGGTCAGCCCTGGCGACTATCGCATCAGCGTCACCAAACCCGCGGCGTTCGCCGATTATCTGGTCGAGCAGCTGACGCTGTTGATCGAGGATTACGACGTTAAGGTCGATGCGGTCCCGGGGACGCAGGAGATCCCCTACCCCTATGTCATCGAACCGCATCATGCGTTGAGCCTGGACGCGACTTCCGCTGCCGAGCTGGCACGCTATTTTCCGACCACCGAACTGGCGTTTATCGGCGACGAGATCGCCGACGGGCTATGGGCGTCGATCGACGGCACGCGCCCGCTGGCATTGTTCGACGGGTTGCGTACCGACTTCAGCCTTGCGCGGCTGCGTCATTACACCGGCACCCCGCCCGAGCATGTCCAGCGCTACGTGCTGTTCACCAACTATCACCGCTATGTCGACGAATTCGTCCGCTGGGGTGCGCAGCAGGTGAGCGAGGGAGGCCGCTTCACCGCGCTGTCGGGGCCGGGCGGCGTGCTGTTCAAGGCGGGCGACGATCCCGCGATGCTCGACGACAGCGCATGGCGGCGGTTGCAGATGCCGGCCTATCATTTGATGGCCGACGACCGCACGGGGATCACGCTCGTCAACATCGGCGTCGGCCCATCGAACGCAAAGACGATCTGCGACCATCTCGCGGTGATGCGCCCGGAAGCGTGGGTGATGATCGGGCATTGCGGCGGGCTGCGGCCGTCGCAGCGGATCGGCGATTATGTGCTCGCGCACGCCTACCTGCGCGACGACCATGTGCTCGACGACATGCTGCCGCCCGAAATTCCCGTGCCGGCGATCGCCGAGGTACAACAGGCGCTGGCGCGCGCGGCGGAGACGGTGTCGGGTCAGTCAGGCGACGAATTGAAGCGGCGGCTGCGTACCGGGACGATCGTCACCACCGACGATCGTAACTGGGAGCTTCGCTACGCCCGCTCGGCGCTGCGCTTCTCGCTCAGCCGCGCCGTGGCGATCGACATGGAATCGGCGACGATCGCGGCGCAGGGCTATCGTTTCCGCGTGCCTTATGGAACGTTGCTGTGCGTCTCGGACAAGCCGCTGCACGGCGAGTTGAAACTGCCCGGCCAGGCCAATCGCTTCTACGAACGCGCGATCAGCGAACATATGCGGATCGGGATCGAGACGTGCGAGGAGCTGCGTCGCGAGGGTGCGAAGCTGCACAGCCGCAAGCTGCGCGCGTTCAACGAGCCGCCGTTTCGCTGA
- a CDS encoding peroxiredoxin, translating to MPIGIGEPLPSVQLTKLVADGREPIDTADYFKGRRVALFAVPGAYTPTCSAKHLPGFIEKADALKAKGIDEIACTAVNDPFVLEAWAKANDAQGITMLADGNADFAAALGLDMDGTKFGMGRRSQRYAMVVNDGVVESLHVEAPGEFRVSSADHLLETL from the coding sequence ATGCCCATCGGTATCGGCGAACCCCTTCCTTCCGTGCAGCTTACGAAGCTTGTCGCCGATGGCCGCGAGCCGATCGACACCGCCGACTATTTCAAGGGCCGCCGCGTGGCGCTGTTCGCCGTGCCCGGCGCGTACACGCCGACCTGCTCGGCCAAGCACCTCCCCGGTTTCATCGAGAAGGCCGACGCGTTGAAGGCGAAGGGCATAGATGAGATCGCCTGCACCGCGGTCAACGATCCGTTCGTGCTGGAGGCATGGGCAAAGGCCAATGACGCGCAGGGCATCACGATGCTGGCCGACGGCAATGCCGATTTCGCGGCCGCGCTGGGTCTCGATATGGACGGCACAAAGTTCGGGATGGGCCGCCGCAGCCAGCGGTATGCGATGGTCGTCAACGATGGCGTCGTCGAGTCGCTTCATGTCGAGGCACCCGGCGAGTTCCGCGTCAGCTCGGCGGATCACCTGCTCGAAACACTGTGA
- a CDS encoding YqgE/AlgH family protein, with amino-acid sequence MEQATYFTGQFLLAMPGIGDARFDHSVIAMCSHDEQGALGIGVGATVNGLGLHEVLEQLEIAPGVAPDAPVHFGGPVEPRRGFVLHSDDWGGQDTLDVAGRWRLSGTLDVLRAIAAGTGPSQWLVALGYAGWGPGQLEVELTRHGWLNVEDTTDMLFATPVEERWTRGFVAAGVDPRLLSSQCGHS; translated from the coding sequence ATGGAGCAAGCGACCTATTTCACCGGCCAGTTCCTGCTCGCGATGCCGGGCATCGGCGACGCGCGGTTCGATCATTCGGTGATTGCGATGTGCAGCCATGACGAACAGGGTGCACTCGGGATCGGCGTGGGCGCGACCGTCAACGGCCTCGGGCTGCACGAGGTGCTGGAGCAACTGGAGATCGCGCCCGGAGTCGCGCCCGACGCGCCGGTGCATTTCGGCGGACCCGTCGAGCCGCGGCGCGGCTTCGTTCTCCATTCGGACGATTGGGGCGGTCAGGACACGCTCGATGTCGCGGGCCGCTGGCGCCTGTCGGGAACGCTCGACGTGTTGCGGGCGATCGCTGCGGGAACCGGACCGTCGCAATGGCTGGTCGCGCTCGGCTATGCCGGATGGGGGCCGGGACAGCTCGAGGTCGAATTGACGCGACACGGCTGGCTCAATGTCGAGGACACGACGGACATGCTGTTCGCCACCCCGGTCGAGGAACGCTGGACGCGCGGCTTCGTCGCGGCCGGCGTCGATCCGCGGCTATTGTCGAGCCAGTGCGGTCATAGCTGA
- the ahcY gene encoding adenosylhomocysteinase — MATAPVLEKNDYVIKDIGLADFGRAEINIAETEMPGLMALREEYGAAQPLKGARITGSLHMTIQTAVLIETLTALGADVRWATCNIFSTQDHAAAAIAAAGIPVFAVKGETLADYWDYVGSIFDWDVNGDGQTANIILDDGGDATMFALWGAKLEAGATFGEPENDEEVEFQRSVKAFIAKKPGYLTETVKNLKGVSEETTTGVHRLYEIAKKGELPFPAINVNDSVTKSKFDNLYGCKESLVDAIRRATDVMLAGKVACVAGFGDVGKGSAQSLRNGGARVMVTEVDPICALQAAMEGFEVVTMDEAVKRADIFCTATGNADVITADHMKAMKPMAIVCNIGHFDSEIQIAALSNYEWTEVKPGTDLVKFPDGKQIIILAKGRLVNLGCATGHPSFVMSASFTNQTLAQIELWTKSENYKNEVYVLPKHLDEKVAALHLEKLGVQLSKLTPKQAGYIGVPVEGPFKPDHYRY, encoded by the coding sequence GTGGCAACCGCCCCCGTGCTCGAAAAGAACGACTACGTCATCAAGGACATCGGCCTCGCCGACTTCGGTCGCGCCGAGATCAACATCGCCGAGACGGAGATGCCCGGCCTGATGGCGCTGCGCGAAGAGTATGGCGCAGCACAGCCGCTGAAGGGCGCGCGGATCACCGGATCGCTGCACATGACGATCCAGACCGCCGTCCTCATCGAAACCCTCACCGCGCTGGGCGCCGACGTGCGCTGGGCGACCTGTAACATCTTCTCAACGCAGGATCATGCCGCCGCCGCCATCGCCGCTGCGGGCATCCCGGTGTTCGCCGTGAAGGGCGAGACGCTCGCCGATTACTGGGATTACGTCGGGTCGATCTTCGACTGGGACGTCAACGGTGACGGCCAGACCGCCAACATCATCCTCGACGATGGCGGCGACGCGACGATGTTCGCGCTGTGGGGCGCGAAGCTCGAAGCCGGTGCGACCTTCGGCGAGCCGGAGAACGACGAAGAAGTCGAATTCCAGCGTTCGGTCAAGGCGTTCATCGCCAAGAAGCCGGGCTACCTGACCGAGACCGTCAAGAACCTGAAGGGCGTGTCGGAAGAGACGACCACCGGCGTGCACCGTCTGTACGAGATCGCGAAGAAGGGCGAGCTGCCGTTCCCGGCGATCAACGTCAACGACTCGGTCACCAAGTCGAAGTTCGACAACCTCTACGGCTGCAAGGAATCGCTGGTCGACGCGATCCGTCGCGCCACCGATGTGATGCTCGCCGGCAAGGTCGCGTGCGTCGCGGGCTTCGGTGACGTCGGCAAGGGCTCGGCACAGTCGCTGCGCAACGGCGGCGCCCGCGTGATGGTGACCGAGGTCGACCCGATCTGCGCCTTGCAGGCGGCGATGGAAGGCTTCGAAGTCGTGACGATGGACGAGGCGGTGAAGCGTGCGGACATCTTCTGCACCGCCACCGGCAACGCCGACGTCATCACCGCCGATCACATGAAGGCGATGAAGCCGATGGCGATCGTCTGCAACATCGGCCACTTCGACAGCGAGATCCAGATCGCGGCGCTCAGCAACTATGAGTGGACCGAAGTGAAGCCGGGAACCGACCTGGTGAAGTTCCCCGATGGCAAGCAGATCATCATCCTCGCCAAGGGGCGTCTGGTGAACCTGGGCTGCGCGACCGGTCACCCGTCGTTCGTGATGTCGGCGTCGTTCACCAACCAGACGCTCGCGCAGATCGAGCTGTGGACCAAGTCCGAGAACTACAAGAACGAGGTCTACGTCCTGCCGAAGCACCTCGACGAGAAGGTCGCGGCGCTGCACCTCGAGAAGCTGGGCGTCCAGCTGTCGAAGCTGACCCCGAAGCAGGCCGGTTACATTGGCGTGCCGGTCGAGGGGCCGTTCAAGCCGGATCACTATCGCTACTGA
- a CDS encoding PAS-domain containing protein, with product MTPLPPGIAIAIGAVVLLLVFAGVVLIALGLRARAGAVEAVRERETIETLLASAPMQPMVVLPDGRVEMARRVADWLGFTDIPAYFQEVEAAGWGLHPHEAAAMSSGLAACQRSARPFTHTIHARDGGRTLTVQGDRRGEAVILWFYDSTASEGEMRRLGNDFNDLSDAFDALTGLVEAAPLPMWYRDGDLQLAMVNSAYVTAVEGSDAGDVVGRGLELVDGSGQGSPTAGAAQARDERRPQQRVLPATIGGARRALRIHDVPLPVGGVAGYAIDIEELEQSHARERRFAEAQRAMLDRLSAGVAQFSGDRSLVFCNQPFRRMFAMRLEWLADRPEFDRVLERMREANRVPEVRDFPGWKAERRGWFVNADTAVEENWHLPGGTHLRVVAQPIPDGGLMVFFEDRTEQVQLASARDTLLRVRTATFDNLFEALGVFSADGRLQLWNNRFRALWDLEEEFLTGHPRVDVIAEKVAPKLSNPRRARSIAELVRTATIERQQRAGHIALADGRQFEFAAVPLPDGNALFTMLDISDSRAMEQALRERNDALEAADQVKTAFVANMSYELRTPLTSISGFAEMLHGGYAGDLSPDAIAYLDAILDSVDRLGLLIDDVLDLTSTDSGARPMERADIDVAAVARAAVEALRATARRHHIDLAVEVQRSAGRLAGDARRIREVVEHLLRRAIGAAPEHGKVELSVNGNARGARIVVTDSGPGMTTEQVSRAFDRFAGEGAPTTGERALGLGLPLAKQFVEAHGGTIALQSAPETGTIVTVELPRR from the coding sequence ATGACGCCGTTACCGCCGGGCATCGCGATCGCGATCGGCGCGGTCGTGCTGTTGCTCGTGTTCGCTGGAGTCGTGTTGATCGCGCTGGGACTGCGCGCGCGCGCCGGCGCGGTCGAAGCGGTGCGGGAGCGCGAGACCATCGAGACGTTGCTCGCGAGCGCGCCGATGCAGCCGATGGTGGTGCTGCCCGATGGGCGCGTCGAGATGGCGCGTCGGGTGGCCGACTGGCTGGGCTTCACTGACATCCCGGCCTATTTCCAGGAGGTCGAGGCAGCAGGCTGGGGCCTGCATCCTCATGAGGCTGCGGCGATGTCGAGCGGGCTCGCCGCTTGCCAGCGATCGGCACGCCCCTTCACGCATACGATCCACGCACGCGATGGCGGGCGGACGTTGACCGTGCAGGGCGACCGCCGCGGCGAGGCCGTCATCCTGTGGTTCTACGATTCGACCGCCAGCGAAGGCGAGATGCGGCGGCTCGGCAACGACTTCAACGATTTGTCTGATGCGTTCGATGCGCTGACCGGGCTGGTCGAAGCCGCGCCTTTGCCGATGTGGTACCGCGATGGTGACCTGCAACTCGCGATGGTCAACTCGGCCTATGTCACGGCAGTCGAGGGCAGCGACGCCGGCGATGTCGTTGGGCGCGGGCTGGAACTGGTCGACGGTTCGGGGCAGGGCAGTCCGACCGCCGGCGCGGCGCAAGCGCGCGACGAGCGCCGGCCGCAGCAGCGTGTGCTGCCCGCCACGATCGGTGGCGCGCGGCGGGCGTTGCGCATCCACGACGTCCCGCTGCCGGTCGGCGGGGTGGCGGGCTATGCCATCGATATCGAAGAATTGGAGCAAAGCCACGCCCGCGAGCGGCGGTTCGCGGAGGCGCAGCGTGCGATGCTCGACCGTCTGTCGGCGGGCGTGGCGCAATTCAGTGGTGACCGCAGCCTCGTCTTCTGTAACCAGCCGTTCCGGCGGATGTTCGCGATGCGGCTGGAATGGCTGGCCGATCGCCCCGAGTTCGACCGCGTGCTGGAGCGGATGCGCGAAGCCAATCGCGTTCCCGAAGTCCGCGACTTCCCCGGCTGGAAGGCGGAGCGGCGCGGCTGGTTCGTCAATGCCGATACCGCGGTCGAGGAGAACTGGCACCTGCCTGGCGGCACGCACCTGCGCGTCGTGGCGCAGCCGATCCCCGACGGCGGATTGATGGTGTTTTTCGAGGATCGTACCGAGCAGGTGCAGCTCGCCAGCGCGCGCGACACGCTGCTGCGCGTCCGTACCGCAACCTTCGACAATCTGTTCGAGGCGTTGGGCGTCTTCTCGGCGGACGGGCGTTTGCAACTCTGGAACAATCGCTTCCGCGCCTTGTGGGATCTGGAGGAGGAGTTCCTCACCGGCCATCCGCGCGTCGACGTGATCGCGGAGAAGGTCGCGCCCAAGCTGTCGAACCCGCGGCGCGCACGTTCGATCGCCGAATTGGTGCGCACAGCGACGATCGAACGGCAGCAACGCGCCGGGCATATCGCGCTGGCGGACGGGCGGCAGTTCGAATTTGCGGCGGTGCCGCTGCCCGACGGCAACGCGCTGTTCACGATGCTCGACATCAGCGACAGCCGCGCGATGGAACAGGCGCTGCGGGAGCGCAACGATGCGCTCGAGGCGGCCGACCAGGTGAAGACCGCGTTCGTCGCGAACATGAGCTACGAGTTGCGTACGCCGCTGACCTCGATCAGCGGTTTCGCGGAGATGCTGCACGGTGGCTATGCCGGCGATCTGTCGCCGGACGCGATCGCCTATCTGGATGCGATCCTCGACTCGGTCGACCGGCTCGGCTTGCTGATCGACGACGTGCTGGATCTGACCTCTACCGACAGCGGTGCGCGCCCGATGGAGCGGGCCGACATCGACGTGGCGGCCGTCGCGCGCGCCGCGGTCGAGGCGTTGCGCGCCACTGCACGGCGGCATCATATCGATCTGGCGGTCGAGGTGCAGCGCTCGGCAGGGCGGCTGGCTGGCGATGCGCGTCGCATTCGGGAGGTCGTCGAGCATCTGCTGCGCCGCGCGATCGGTGCCGCACCCGAGCATGGCAAGGTGGAGTTGTCGGTCAACGGCAACGCGCGTGGTGCACGGATCGTGGTGACGGACAGCGGACCCGGTATGACCACCGAGCAGGTATCGCGCGCCTTCGATCGCTTCGCCGGCGAGGGTGCGCCAACGACCGGCGAGCGAGCGCTCGGTCTCGGTCTCCCGCTCGCCAAGCAATTCGTCGAGGCGCACGGCGGGACGATTGCGCTGCAAAGCGCGCCGGAAACCGGCACGATCGTCACCGTGGAGCTGCCGCGGCGATGA
- the tsaE gene encoding tRNA (adenosine(37)-N6)-threonylcarbamoyltransferase complex ATPase subunit type 1 TsaE: MRHGEERLLDAVATAAAGARLAEVLKAGDVVTLTGGLGAGKTTLARGILAALGLAEEAPSPTFAIVQPYDPPEVRLSVLHIDLYRLDDPSEVDELGLDEARLDAALLIEWPERAGVGRWPDALALDVALAPDGARRLTWNAPDAWDGRWPR, from the coding sequence ATGAGGCACGGCGAGGAGCGGTTGTTGGACGCCGTGGCGACTGCGGCGGCGGGCGCGCGACTTGCGGAGGTGCTGAAGGCCGGCGACGTCGTGACGCTGACCGGCGGGCTGGGTGCGGGCAAGACCACGCTGGCGCGGGGCATACTCGCTGCGCTCGGACTGGCCGAGGAAGCGCCGAGCCCGACCTTCGCGATCGTTCAGCCATACGACCCGCCAGAGGTGCGGCTGTCGGTGTTGCACATCGATTTATACCGGCTTGATGATCCTTCCGAAGTTGATGAACTGGGGCTCGATGAAGCGAGGCTCGACGCGGCGCTGCTGATCGAATGGCCCGAGCGCGCCGGAGTTGGGCGCTGGCCGGATGCGCTGGCGCTCGACGTGGCATTGGCCCCCGATGGCGCGCGTCGCTTGACTTGGAACGCGCCCGACGCTTGGGACGGGCGATGGCCACGATGA